The genomic interval TATGTCAGCTCTATTTATAGCTTGTTATATGGTTAGTGGGACTCTCTCACATTAGGGCTGGATTATTCTCACCTCGCTCTCCTAATCCTTTCTTTTTAACAGACTGATCCTTGGAGGGCAGCTAGAGATTGTGACAGGAGGCTGGGTGATGACAGATGAAGCCAACGCTCACTACTTTGCTATGATAGATCAGCTCATTGAAGGGCATCAGTGGTTGGAGAGAAATCTGGGTAACACATTTTAGCACTTTCATTTAGATTTTCCAAGATTAATGCTGAAGTCTTTAAGACGCTCCACTCTGAGAAGTTTTAGTAGTTCTGCCTTCACATAACTGTAAAATATATCACCCCTCGCTGTGCTTGATAGTGAAATTTAGGCCCCGACATCCCACATTTCAGCCGATGTAGCGTCTTGCTCAGCGGGTGATGAAATCATTTCCACCACTTTCAGAGCATCTAGCTGTGGAGtgtgatttctttaaaaaaaaaaaaaaagcatttccttACTTATCCAAGGCATggaactaaaatatttgcttgcTGCTATAGGTATTACTCCTCAAAGCGGGTGGGCTGTGGACCCCTTCGGTCACAGTGCCACCATGCCCTATCTGCTGAAGAAGGCCAACGTGACCAGCATGCTGATCCAAAGGATCCACTACTCcattaaaaaacacttttcttcaACCAGAAGTCTGGAGTTTATGTGGCGACAGGCCTGGGGTGAGTGGACCAGTGCCAACGACATCTTAAGATTTTTAGTGCTCCTCTTCAAACTCATTTAAGAATGAGCCAAAACACTTGTTGTAGTATATTAAATAGtggctttttttaaagtgtatgcTGTAAAGACCTAAACAGAGCTGTTTTTTCCCCTAATTTATTTGTTCCTACTGGAAATATCATCAGTAGAAGATAATGTAAATGTGTTGTTGCCAGTACTCATGGGGGTTCATTTAGCCATTTAATGTTCATCCCCAGACAACACTTACAAACACTAAGCTCCTAAATTTGTATGCAGCAATGCTGGAGGGAAAACTTGCTTTCTGTGtcaaccatgttttttttggaaTGTTGTTAATAGTGAAAGTAATGTGTTTTGCTAAAGTGTTCATACCCATTGAAGTTtcccacattttctcacattacagcTTCAAACTTGAATGTATTGAGGAGAGATTATATGTGGTACATAAACACAATGTCgtggaaggaaaaagatgcatatttttttaacaattgcaGTAGTCGTCCTGTCGGTTTTTTCTATCTTACCTGTGGATCACTtcctaaaactttttttttttttttttaaacttttcacaatttttcttccacttgagttttgcatgaatttgttattgcatcacataaaatctgagTAAAATAAAGTgctacattttaaacttgtggTTTGccttctgtttctttgttgcTCTGTCAGACACTGGCTCCAGCACAGACATCTTTTGCCACATGATGCCCTTCTACAGCTATGATGTGCCTCACACCTGCGGTCCTGATCCAAAGATCTGCTGCCAGTTTGACTTCAAGAGATTACCGGGAGGTCGGATCAACTGTCCTTGGAAAGTGCCGCCCAAATCCGTGGTGGAGGCCAATGTTGCAGAAAGGTGAGGATTTGCTTTGTTTATCTTGTAAACACTGTCATAAATTGCTGAGGGGTGTGTAGGACCGTGCAGTGACTGCCACTGAGGCTTTTTAGAGAGCTGTAAATAAGCATTGGATGATAAAGTTGTTTACTGCAATCCAGGATTGGTTGGGGTGTCTCCTCtttatttgaatacattttgtaCTTTCTGCATGGTTTTGGTATTCACCTCCAGCAAGACCCACAGCAGATTTGTCAGTGTAATGTTTTCTGTAATGGCCCCTTAATAAACTCTACTTGAACTCGTGCCAGTGACAACAGCCAAGGAGAAGGAATAAACTGCAGGAGGTGGAAACTGAGCTCTTATCGCTCTGGAGCCATATTATCCAGCTTTCAGAGGATGCGCTTGTTCAGGACATGAAAACTCcgttttcattttcctctctcATCATGCGCCTCTTTTCTCGTTCACAGAGCAGAGTTGCTTCTGGATCAGTACCGTAAAAAGTCTAAACTCTACCGCAGCAAGGTGCTTCTGGTTCCATTAGGAGATGACTTTCGCTACGATAAGGCTCTGGAGTGGGATCAGCAGTACATCAATTACCAGAAGCTGTTTGATTACATGAACTCGCACCCTGAGCTGCACGTTCAGGTGAGGGAAGGCTTTATCAGGTGTCTCAAATTACCTCACCGAAggtgggctttttttttttcacctttatgCATGAAGTGTATTTCAGTGAATGACTAAATTATACAGCTGTACATTAACTCGCAGCCTGAACAAAGAAGCTGTCAAGACTTGATGCTCCAGATAAAACCCCCACACATTATAATAATGAAAGACTTCTTTTGTGTAGCTTTCTTAGAGTAGGATTTTATTCTTGTCATGTTGTCTCCCTCTTCCAGGCTCAGTTTGGGACCCTCACAGACTACTTCAATGCTGTGTACAAAGCCTACGGAGTGCCTCAGGGATCCAGACCTGGTGACTTTCCTGTCCTCAGTGGGGATTTCTTTGCCTACGCAGACCGTGAGGACCACTACTGGACAGGCTATTACACCTCCAGACCCTTTTACAAAAGCTTGGACCGTGTGATTGAGTCACATCTGAGGTGAGGGAGATTTTCTGTTTACTAAGTTACGTTAATTAACAATAATTACAAGGTTTTTATGAGGTTGGGAAAAAGTGATGCAGTGTTATATTTGGTATTTTCCAGATGGATGTTGAATATACATTTTCCCCCAGACTTTGTCCCTTATCCCATAGTCTAAATAAAGGTTGTAGCTGTCCATCCGTTTAACCAGTCATCCATCCTTCCATATCCCTGTCTGCTCATCTTGCCTTCTGAACTTCTGTTTAATATTCATTTGTCTCTTATCTCTTTTGTCcaccatctgttcatccatccacaTTCCTTCCATTCATCCCTTTTTTATGTCCATCCATCTGGCAATCtgtccatcatccatccatttcatCTTTTCATCCCTTTGTTCGTCCATCCATTACCCTCTCTCTGCAGTCTCTTTGACCACTGTGGAAAAATCTTACTTCATAAAATTTTTGCAtttggacttaaaaaaaaaaaaagactgaaaaaactggaaatgtgtGTGGTATTGCtatgaaaaaaagtttatgaACTTTGTAACTGATCTTTATTTTACTACTTTTAGTTTAGACCATTTCTTTCATCAAACGGTTGCTAAAAATATTCCACTAAACTGTAAGTGGTGTTAGCATGACCCACTTATGTCAACATGACTGAAGCTCAACAAAGATTAATCTTTTTCTGTTGCAACtactctgttgctttttttagaGGGGCAGAGATTCTCTACAGCCTGGCAGTAGCAAACGCTCGGCATGCTGGGATGGAGGGTCGCTATCCAGTGACTGACTACGCCCTGCTGGTAGATGCAAGGCGGTCAGTCGGCCTCTTCCAGCATCACGATGCGATCACTGGCACCGCTAAGGAGAATGTTGTCATTGACTACGGTACCAAGTAAGATCATAAGGGGGAGAGGAagatatgtgtatatatatatttttttctcctgattagtatgaaaacatgcattttatttagttatgtTCCCCATCTTCCTCCCCTCTCCATAGATTACTACGTGCACTCATCGGCCTGAAGAGAGTTATTATCAATGCTGCTCATTTCTTGGTGATGAAGAACAAAGAGTTTTATCGTTTTTACCAGACCGAGCCCTTCCTGGAGACAGTGAGAGGAAACAGGGACTGACATATCATATCAGAATCCTGCATACACTTAGTATTCTGAATGCCTTATTTCACTTCTTTAGGATGACAGACGTGCGACTCAGGACTCTCTGCCTCAGCGCACTTTAATTGAGCTGGACCCAGCTGGACCAAGGTAAAACGTTCAtccctcacatctgttttttttgtttttgttacttcCATCCTTCACAtttgatcatgtttttatttctctctacCAGATACCTGGTTCTGTTCAACCCCATTGAACAGGAGCGTCTCTGCGCTGTCACCGTGTTGGTGAACACGGTCAGGGTGCGGGTGCTTACTGAAGACGGACAGACTCTCCCTGTACAGCTGAGCGCTCAGTGGAGCTCTGCTACTCAAATGAGTGCCGAGGTATTTGaggtaagatgaataattgATTGACTAGTCTGAAAAGTGAgggaaaaaactttaaagagtGAAAGTTTATGGGAGTGAATcgatatttacaataaaatattgaacatgAAGttataattttcacattttcttgtgCTGACCATAACTTTTGAGGACAGATGGCTCTTTGACCTTGTCTGTTTGATCTTCTCccagttttcaggtttttgtgaAGGATCTTGGAGCATGGAGACAGTTTAATTAAACAAGACATGTCATGTATCCCTGCAAACTGATACCTTGTGATCTCCATTTTAGTTAGTTGATATTTTGAACGAGCCACGCTCAGCTGACGTCTTACCGTCGTTCCTGGAAAACAGGAGTGAAACGACTTTCAGAACAAGATTTATTAACATAACCTGGGAATATTAAATAGATTGACTTTGAGTTGTGAGTGTAGCAAAAAGCAACATATCAACCTACTTAAACTCTGACAGTGTCTGGTTAAATAAactggaggaagataagagactGTCATCTCGTGTTATTATGATGCTGATTGTCAGTttgtgtatctttttttttttttctatttgttttttatcgccctgcaaggggtctttttgtgggttctagtgtccctttttcaaagtaggctgacaggaggGCCGTGTCgaggccacgttgcctctgaatgtgggtcgcggtAACCCCTCctccaccacggcacgcccgtgtgtatctttttaaatgaaatggaCTGTTCAAAAATTAACCTCCAGTGTgttaaacaggatttttttgATTGGCTGAGCCTGCCTGGTTTAGCTCCAGGTTCTTTTAATCTGACCAACAAACGGTTCCAGTAGAAGTTCTAGTAAAGTTTAACAAACTAGATGTTTGTAAAGGTAGgactgaaaagaaatgaaagaaaaaatgttttcattgcatTTAAGGTTCTCAATTCTGCTTCAGTTTAGtttgcagtattttttatttttttagtagtAGTTTACACTAAAgcagaagcttttttttttaaagcccaAACTGAGCACTTTCTAGATTGATTTATGTGCATGTCATAATGCACTGAAtctattttcaattttttattttacaaccagAATAAAGGTTTCAGATCATAAACTGTGCTTTAGAGAAATTTAACCATGAATCAGTTGAAaaaccaaagcagcacaaagctTCCTATCTACCAAGCTGCTAAATCAGAAGCcaacttaaatatttcatgcaGATAATAAACTGACTCTAGTACGATTGCTTTGGTCGCCAGgttgaatttgttattttttttattaaatgaactTCAGGTGTGAAAATCCCCGTAGTTAGCGCCTCATGGTTTATACTTGACATCCACATTAAtaaagtcaaatgaagccaggaatgtttgtctttctccaaTATGGCTGGATATTAAAACTGTTAACTTGTCTTCAATCTGTCCAGGCAACATTCATGGTCCGCCTACCTCCCCTCGGTCTGgctgtttttcatctttatgaCTCGGCCGATTCACCCATGACGATTCGCTCAGACACTCTGCTCAGGCTGTCAGGGCGCAGCGTCTCTGCTCGGGCTCTGGACCCTCTTCCTGTCCGCTCTCAGCCGGCTGACGCTCAGACCTTTCACATCAGCACGCAGACTCTGACTCTTGGTTTCTCTGGAACCACCGGCCTGCTggaggtttgtgtttttcctgcttCTGTTGATTTTAAATCTGTTAAAGATTTACTACCATAATTTCTGGACTATGAGCaggtgcttttttaaaatgcatttttatttatgtatacaCACTTTGAATAGCGTGATGCGCTTAATATCCAGCTTTTTACTAAAGTGATTCAAAGGCAATACTGCTGCATGAACTAGGTGAAGTGACAAGATTTGctgaatttttattcttttttgcaaGCATTTCAATGACATATAACAGTTTAAAAGTCTGTTTACTCATTTTTAGTTAGTTAGCTTCAATCCTCAGTTGCGTGGTAAAAACATCATCtggcaaataaaatatttgtttaggaTCTAGGTGTGCCCACTTTAACAGTCACACACAAGGggaagtgaaataatttataataaaacatttttaaacaacctCAAAGGCAATAAGTCAAGGAGTTCACAACATAGACACCCACAGCTTATAGACAAGgttgacaaaatgtatttttttgtttcgttttttttattttcaaagatgtaGTATATACATACTTGAGACTTGcatgtatgaaagaatcaatctttcttctgctttcttcatttttgctttgcctcagtttgtcatttttcatcTGCAGAGTATCAAGCGTAAGGATGATCCACAAGAAGTTAAGATTCAAATGCAGTTCATGATCTACGGCACTCGTCCTTCGAAAGACAAAAGTGGCGCTTACCTCTTCCTGCCGGATGGAAAACCAAAGGTATCCTTGTGGTTGTATCTCACGTGTTGACTTGCCTCTCGAAAGACTTTGATGGAGTCTCCCATGGATATCATCTCATTTTATCCTGCTGGGTAGCTCAGGGCAGGAATGGGGGCAGACTGGATTTAAGAAACAAACCATACAGGCACAGCCCTGCACTATTTGATTGCCTGTCGTGTCTCATTTTTAGCACATCTTGTCTGACTGCTCTTTGTTTCCAGCCCTACAACCAGAAAGAACCTCCTGCGGTGCGTGTTGTCGAAGGGCCTCTTTTCTCTGAAGTGGTGACACAATACCAGCACTTTCAGCAGACTGTTCGCATACACAACGTGCCAGGTAATAAACGCAGAGATCGACTTAATAGACACAGCTCAGATTATTCTATTCAATTTTTTTTGGCTCATTTTACACCATCTGGTGCAACGTGAGCCAGAATGTAGAGTGAAATACCAGTTTTATTGTCTTCTGCCAGCTAACTGttggcagtattttttttaaataatttaagaagTTTTTATATGGGTACGTATCAGCAAGCTAgaattttaaaagacatttttaaaattcagttcaaaagtAAAGCTTGTGTGATGATGcttaactaataaaaaaaacttaaattagaTTACAACAGAAAACCCATTAAAATGCTTAGCAGTGCAGGTCATGCCCCCAAAACTTTGCTTAAAAATTAAGATTGTAGCTTGTGTGCTGTGACACGTTTTCCTTTCTCTCAACTTTACAACTTGCTCAGAAGCCTCTGAACAGCTTGTTAATGTGACATCTTATATTATTtgaagtgtgatttttttttttttttatttttgtaattaatctgagattgacttttttaaattaaattgctgacatttacttttcaattgatatttttttaattattttttaaaatttattattatttttttattgactggTGTAAGAGGAAATCCAGATcccatgtgtgtgttttacttcTGGTACTAGTTTAGTTCTGCATTGTGATGCTGTTTGCAGGGGTGGATGGTTTATCTGTAGACATCACTATATTAGTGGACATCCGGGATCAGACCAATAAGGAGCTGTCGATGCGGCTGGTCACCAACATCCAAAATGGAGACGTCTTCTACACAGACCTCAACGGTTACCAGGTCAGTTGCATTCTGCGGTTAGAAacagaaagataaaacagaGCGACTTACTTGACAAAGCTTAGGAGCACAACAtgctctgattttatttattttttttttatagatccAGCCCCGTCGATTCTACCAAAAGCTTCCTTTGCAAGGCAACTTTTACCCAATGTCAAGCCAGGCGTACATCCAGGACAGTCATCACCGCCTCACGCTGCACACGGCTCAGGCTTTGGGCATCTCCAGTCTGGACAGCGGTTTGTGTCACATTTATAGCCATTTAATGTTTCTCATTTCAAGATGAAATGGAAGTCTCAAAAGCATGCAGTATTTGTCTGTTTAGATCTCTCAGCTTTCCTTCTTATCTCCCTCCTAAGAGTTACTCAAAGAGAAAAGCAACTCGTACTCTGATATTGTAAACTGAGCGGTTTGTAAATGATGGACCATTCAAATAGTTTGCACTTATCGACTGATGCCTCTTAGTTCATTATAGGGACTTGGCTGTAAAGCTGTTGCCCTCGTTTGCCCTCTCCTTAGGTCAGCTGGAAGTGATTATGGACCGGCGGCTGATGCAGGATGATAATCGAGGGCTGGGTCAGGGTCTCAAAGACAACAAGAAGACAGCGAATCGTTTCCGCTTGCTACTGGAGAGAAGATCAATTGATAACAAGGTCAGTATCACAATTATTTTGCTacaaaaaatctgttaaaattcCAGTTAATCACATCCGTATCAGGGTTGAATGACTttcttcaaagtgttttaatcCACCGCAGATTTACTCTGCATTCTTTTACCGTACAAACCTTTCTCCATTCTTTTAGTTCCACCCCCACTACTCATTACCTCtccatctgtcttttttttgccaTCCTCTTCACTTGCtaattttgttttccctctctgctttttttccacTCCATTACCCTCAGCATGATGGCTTCCTTGCCAAACTCTCATCTTTGTTGCGCTATTTCTTCTCTCAAATCCcgagcggcggcggcggcgttcGCGAGGTAACGTTGCCAAGGCAACAGCGAGGATGCTTTTAAACGTGGATCATAGCCGTAGTCGTAGCTCCAGCTGAATCTCGTTGCCTCCTTCCACCTCGTAGCTGTAGTTAAACTTCATTATGACAGAGCGGTGAGAGAAAGTAATGAGGTGATTTGTGAtgtaaatgtattcaaatgAGCAGAGGACAGAGGACTTTGGTTGTAGTTCCATCATCCTGCTGCTGATGTTGCAGTACATCACATCCTGAAACACCTCAATACTCTTAAATTCCAAATTTGACATCACGAAGGTGTGATTTGTGCTGCGTGTGTCAGGACTAGAATTAGAACCGTTCCTCCTCTGACATTGATTACATCTTGTTCCTCATGTAATGGCACAGACGAATCTCTAGAGGCGAGTCATCAGTGTCGTAATGATCACACTGTCATTTAAACCTTCCCGCGTCCTCTAGATGATGGACAGCGCGACAACGAGCTTCCCGTCTATGGTCAGCCACGCCACCAGCTCCCTGCTCAACCACGAGGTCCTGGCGTTGCCTGTTCTACCGAAAAGACGCGGCATCCCTCCTCTTCAGACGTTCGCCCCGCTCAAGTCTGTCATTCCCTGCGATGTCCACCTGCTCAACCTGCGCAGCATCCAGACACAGGTCAGGTGGAAGGGGTGGCCGAGTCTTTTGGCTTTAAATGTTCCgtgcaggttttttttgttattttaaaagtttctgtgtttatgtttgcaGAAGGATCCCGAGTCTCCATCTCCCTACACCGCCTTGCTCTTACACCGCCTGGCTACTGACTGTGGATTTGAGGGTCAAAACCTCGGCTACAACTGCAGCACGACGCAGGGACGGGTAACTGTTTTAATACAAACTTGTTAAACCTCAACTGAAGTGTTCGAATTGACTCATCCGGTAGTTTTTGTCCCACACCAAGGAAACAATTCAAAAGTCTATTCATTCAAGCTGTTTAAGGTCTAGCTTTTAGGATGAGTTTTCATTTAACATATAAACTAGAGTTTCACTAAAAGCTGCTTGCTGCAAAATGGAGTTGTTTCTCTACAACTTGCTGATGGGACTTTTAATCAAGTAGAAGTAGGGGTGTGTGTATCTATTTGAGACGATAAATATATACTgctttaatttaagaaaatttaCAACATATTCAAACTTGTGCTTGtagatcttgttttttttttaagaatttatcagtcattttgtgttaaattattCCAGcctaaaaaaaagtaagagtCAGATAAATCAAAATAACCACATGACATTGGTTCAGAGCGGCATCTATGAGATTATTCcatttatgaataatttctctcattttagAAGGGGACTGGATTTCAGATTATAGTCAATTTGCTGGTCTATATACATTTATTACATGTTTCTCCATCCTTTTTAAAAGggacatttttatcaatatttattt from Xiphophorus maculatus strain JP 163 A chromosome 2, X_maculatus-5.0-male, whole genome shotgun sequence carries:
- the man2a2 gene encoding alpha-mannosidase 2x, whose product is MKLRKQVTVCGGAIFCVAVFSLYLMLDRVQHDPARRQNGGNFPRSQISVLQNRIEQLEQLLEENHQIISHIKDSVMELTDTGAVSPSGHLPFRSANGSWVLPFDGRPAFLAVKPQDCQFAVSTHAQTDVQMLDVYSLLKFDNLDGGVWKQGFDITYEPDEWDNEPLQVFVIPHSHNDPGWVKTFDKYFTDQTQHILNNMVVKLAEDSRRKFIWSEISFFAKWWETADVYKQEAMRKLILGGQLEIVTGGWVMTDEANAHYFAMIDQLIEGHQWLERNLGITPQSGWAVDPFGHSATMPYLLKKANVTSMLIQRIHYSIKKHFSSTRSLEFMWRQAWDTGSSTDIFCHMMPFYSYDVPHTCGPDPKICCQFDFKRLPGGRINCPWKVPPKSVVEANVAERAELLLDQYRKKSKLYRSKVLLVPLGDDFRYDKALEWDQQYINYQKLFDYMNSHPELHVQAQFGTLTDYFNAVYKAYGVPQGSRPGDFPVLSGDFFAYADREDHYWTGYYTSRPFYKSLDRVIESHLRGAEILYSLAVANARHAGMEGRYPVTDYALLVDARRSVGLFQHHDAITGTAKENVVIDYGTKLLRALIGLKRVIINAAHFLVMKNKEFYRFYQTEPFLETDDRRATQDSLPQRTLIELDPAGPRYLVLFNPIEQERLCAVTVLVNTVRVRVLTEDGQTLPVQLSAQWSSATQMSAEVFEATFMVRLPPLGLAVFHLYDSADSPMTIRSDTLLRLSGRSVSARALDPLPVRSQPADAQTFHISTQTLTLGFSGTTGLLESIKRKDDPQEVKIQMQFMIYGTRPSKDKSGAYLFLPDGKPKPYNQKEPPAVRVVEGPLFSEVVTQYQHFQQTVRIHNVPGVDGLSVDITILVDIRDQTNKELSMRLVTNIQNGDVFYTDLNGYQIQPRRFYQKLPLQGNFYPMSSQAYIQDSHHRLTLHTAQALGISSLDSGQLEVIMDRRLMQDDNRGLGQGLKDNKKTANRFRLLLERRSIDNKMMDSATTSFPSMVSHATSSLLNHEVLALPVLPKRRGIPPLQTFAPLKSVIPCDVHLLNLRSIQTQKDPESPSPYTALLLHRLATDCGFEGQNLGYNCSTTQGRLSVSNLFKNVDLQLLQPMSLTLMHSSMPLANDSIITLEPMEISAFKLKLR